A single window of Candidatus Paceibacterota bacterium DNA harbors:
- the map gene encoding type I methionyl aminopeptidase — protein MVTIKTQSEIKIIADGGHRLRQVMDMLIAAAKPGIRGEQLETLTRSAILNFGGKPAFLNYSPDPEGAPFPAALCLSLNGTVVHGIPKNTGALKNGDLVKLDIGMQFKGLFTDMARTIVIGNSTAEQKELIVAAKEAFLAGLKMAKEGNTLGDVGFAIESRIQAHHFFVIKELTGHGLGYRPHEDPWVLNYGNPGKGLKLKSGMVLAIEPMPAAGTSEIIERRDGSFVTADGSLASHYENTLVVTPTGGKILTK, from the coding sequence ATGGTTACGATAAAAACCCAATCAGAAATAAAAATAATTGCGGATGGCGGTCATCGTCTGAGGCAAGTCATGGATATGCTCATAGCAGCAGCTAAGCCAGGTATTAGGGGCGAACAACTAGAAACTCTTACGCGCTCTGCTATCCTTAATTTCGGAGGTAAGCCAGCGTTTCTCAATTACAGTCCCGACCCTGAAGGTGCGCCATTTCCCGCGGCTCTCTGCCTGTCTTTAAACGGCACCGTGGTTCATGGTATTCCTAAAAATACCGGAGCTTTAAAAAATGGCGATCTGGTTAAATTGGATATCGGCATGCAATTTAAGGGTCTTTTTACCGATATGGCCAGAACCATAGTTATTGGTAATTCTACAGCAGAACAAAAAGAGCTTATCGTTGCAGCCAAGGAAGCCTTTTTAGCCGGTCTGAAAATGGCTAAGGAGGGCAATACTTTGGGTGATGTTGGCTTTGCTATAGAGAGCCGCATTCAGGCTCATCATTTTTTTGTTATTAAGGAATTAACTGGCCACGGCTTGGGGTATAGACCACATGAAGACCCTTGGGTTTTGAATTATGGTAACCCTGGCAAGGGCCTAAAACTCAAAAGCGGTATGGTTTTAGCTATAGAGCCAATGCCTGCCGCGGGTACCAGTGAGATTATAGAAAGAAGGGATGGTAGTTTCGTGACTGCCGATGGTTCATTAGCTAGTCACTATGAAAATACTTTAGTAGTAACTCCCACTGGCGGGAAAATTTTGACCAAATAA
- a CDS encoding SIMPL domain-containing protein (The SIMPL domain is named for its presence in mouse protein SIMPL (signalling molecule that associates with mouse pelle-like kinase). Bacterial member BP26, from Brucella, was shown to assemble into a channel-like structure, while YggE from E. coli has been associated with resistance to oxidative stress.) yields the protein MRKEYKYFAIAVFCLLTAFLGSIVWYNVQKIKLQQVGSNKTISLSGEGKVIAKPDVAEISFGVITQNADSSKAQSENDSKMKVLTDLLKSQGIDEKDITTTTYNLEPQYNYNYCRTGATDYRTCPPKITGYQLTQRVTVKIRDFSKINLIVGSLTPNGANDISQINFTVDGLSGYQLQAQIAAIQEVMKKKVALEKATGIKIGQIISINSGSNVPLYNYKAVDMQANASFGSGVNEAAINPGSQEITSQQTIVFSLE from the coding sequence ATGAGAAAAGAATATAAATATTTTGCTATAGCCGTTTTTTGCTTGCTAACCGCTTTTTTGGGCAGTATTGTTTGGTACAATGTCCAAAAAATAAAATTGCAACAGGTCGGATCTAATAAAACCATTAGTCTTTCCGGTGAGGGCAAAGTGATTGCTAAGCCAGATGTCGCCGAAATTAGTTTCGGCGTGATTACTCAGAATGCTGATAGCAGCAAGGCCCAAAGCGAGAATGACAGCAAGATGAAAGTGCTTACAGACCTTCTGAAAAGCCAAGGGATTGATGAAAAAGATATTACTACCACCACTTACAATTTAGAACCTCAATATAATTATAACTATTGTCGCACAGGGGCAACTGATTATCGCACTTGTCCTCCAAAAATTACGGGATATCAATTAACCCAGAGAGTGACAGTGAAAATCAGAGATTTTAGTAAAATTAACCTTATTGTTGGCAGCCTTACCCCCAATGGAGCTAATGATATTTCTCAAATTAATTTCACCGTAGACGGACTATCTGGTTATCAGTTGCAGGCGCAAATTGCCGCTATTCAGGAGGTAATGAAAAAGAAAGTTGCTCTGGAGAAAGCCACTGGCATTAAAATCGGCCAGATTATTAGTATCAATAGTGGGTCTAACGTTCCGCTCTATAACTATAAGGCAGTAGATATGCAAGCTAATGCTTCTTTTGGCAGCGGCGTCAATGAAGCTGCCATTAATCCCGGTTCTCAGGAAATTACCTCGCAGCAAACTATTGTTTTTTCTCTCGAATAG
- the rplR gene encoding 50S ribosomal protein L18: MVQNLKDKNRRKNRRIARVRARINGTGEKPRLAVFRSHKNIYGQLIDDESRKTLVSVSSLKSANKKNTKKVDLAAALGEELAKKALAKGIKKAVFDRRSYKFHGRVASFANGARKGGLNF; this comes from the coding sequence ATGGTACAGAATTTAAAAGATAAAAATCGCAGAAAAAATCGCCGGATAGCAAGAGTGCGGGCTAGAATTAACGGCACCGGGGAAAAACCAAGATTAGCCGTTTTCCGTTCTCACAAAAACATTTATGGCCAGCTCATAGATGACGAGAGTCGTAAAACCCTAGTGTCTGTTTCTAGCTTAAAATCAGCCAATAAAAAGAATACTAAGAAAGTTGATTTAGCGGCTGCTCTCGGAGAAGAATTAGCTAAAAAAGCTTTAGCCAAAGGCATAAAGAAAGCTGTTTTTGACAGACGTTCCTACAAATTTCATGGTCGAGTTGCTAGTTTTGCTAATGGCGCTCGCAAAGGAGGACTAAATTTTTAA
- a CDS encoding nucleoside monophosphate kinase, with protein MSSKQPLNIFLLGPSGSGKGTQARLLAKDKNLFHINTGGDLRVMAQEKTPLGQKVKKIIDNGYLAPSWLVFYSWFRKVAELPVAHGVIFEGAPREINEAKRMDEVFSFLERDKRVFIYLEVNLKEAQKRILNRRLCAKCQTEYSLLLMPGLTKCPKCGGKLIRRADDTEAAVVRRFAFFKKKVVPVINHYKKQKRLIVINGDQSIDKVYKDIKLALNKFN; from the coding sequence ATGAGCTCCAAACAACCTTTAAATATTTTTCTTCTCGGTCCCTCTGGTTCTGGGAAAGGTACCCAAGCGCGACTCTTAGCGAAGGATAAGAATCTTTTCCATATCAATACGGGTGGTGATTTAAGGGTCATGGCTCAAGAAAAAACTCCTTTGGGACAAAAAGTAAAAAAAATTATAGATAATGGCTATTTAGCACCCTCCTGGCTTGTTTTTTATTCTTGGTTTCGCAAAGTGGCTGAGCTGCCCGTTGCCCATGGGGTTATTTTTGAAGGAGCTCCTCGCGAAATTAATGAAGCCAAAAGAATGGATGAAGTTTTCTCTTTTTTGGAAAGAGATAAACGCGTGTTCATTTATCTAGAAGTTAACTTGAAAGAAGCACAAAAGAGGATTTTAAACAGGCGCTTGTGCGCTAAGTGCCAGACAGAGTATTCTCTCCTTTTGATGCCCGGTCTAACCAAGTGTCCCAAATGCGGAGGTAAATTAATTCGAAGAGCTGATGATACGGAAGCGGCAGTAGTGAGGCGTTTTGCCTTTTTCAAAAAGAAAGTTGTTCCCGTGATTAATCATTATAAAAAACAAAAGAGATTAATAGTTATCAATGGAGACCAATCCATTGATAAAGTTTATAAAGATATCAAACTTGCTCTTAATAAATTTAATTAG
- a CDS encoding small multi-drug export protein: MVTLDQILKIIWISMLPIGELRVSIPLAVATYHFSYGLAFLAGVFGNLLFILPLSWLLDLVILKWVEKRWLGYQLLNSILTRAKTKVQDAYSKWAKWGLAIFVGIPLPFTGAWTGTLGARLLGFSHKDTFIYTGIGVVLAGIIVTFATFLITKGIHLFFI, translated from the coding sequence ATGGTTACCTTAGATCAAATTCTTAAAATCATTTGGATTAGTATGCTGCCTATAGGGGAATTAAGGGTTAGTATTCCTTTGGCCGTAGCCACTTATCATTTTTCTTACGGCTTGGCTTTCCTTGCAGGAGTGTTCGGTAATCTTCTTTTTATTTTACCCTTGAGCTGGCTTTTAGATTTAGTTATTCTTAAATGGGTTGAAAAGCGCTGGCTTGGTTATCAATTGTTGAACAGTATTTTAACTAGAGCCAAAACTAAAGTACAAGATGCTTATAGCAAATGGGCTAAATGGGGGTTAGCTATTTTTGTAGGAATTCCCTTACCCTTCACTGGGGCGTGGACAGGCACATTGGGAGCGCGCCTTTTGGGCTTTTCTCATAAGGATACCTTTATTTATACCGGTATCGGAGTAGTCCTCGCTGGGATAATTGTTACTTTTGCTACTTTTTTAATCACCAAGGGGATTCATCTATTTTTTATTTAA
- the rplF gene encoding 50S ribosomal protein L6, with protein MENKANQKENLHLLVKSRVGKQHLIIPAGVHVTVDGQVITIEGPNGHDKLIIDNNFEIIVDEKTIALKPRHNLKNSAALWGTLTSLLKNMLLGVSENFSKKLSVDGVGYKAEVQGQKLILSLGYSHNIDLEFPENIKVSVEKNIITISGCNKQAVGDFAALVHKQRKEDPYKGKGVHYVDQPIRRKAGKKVASAAS; from the coding sequence ATGGAAAACAAAGCGAATCAAAAGGAAAATCTTCACCTATTAGTAAAATCCAGAGTAGGGAAGCAGCATCTTATTATTCCCGCTGGAGTACATGTTACTGTTGATGGTCAGGTTATCACTATCGAGGGACCTAATGGACATGATAAACTGATTATCGATAACAACTTCGAGATTATTGTAGATGAAAAAACGATCGCCCTTAAACCAAGGCATAATCTAAAAAATTCGGCCGCTTTATGGGGCACTCTCACATCTCTTCTGAAGAACATGCTTTTAGGGGTATCTGAAAATTTTTCTAAAAAATTAAGTGTGGATGGGGTGGGTTACAAAGCGGAAGTACAGGGACAAAAATTAATTCTCTCTTTGGGCTATTCGCATAACATTGACTTAGAATTTCCTGAAAACATTAAAGTTAGCGTAGAAAAAAATATTATTACTATCTCTGGATGCAATAAACAGGCTGTAGGAGATTTTGCTGCTCTCGTTCATAAACAAAGAAAAGAAGATCCTTATAAAGGCAAGGGAGTCCACTATGTTGATCAACCTATTAGACGTAAAGCTGGCAAAAAAGTAGCTAGTGCTGCCTCATAA
- a CDS encoding uL15 family ribosomal protein, translating into MQIHTITTEHKNRARVRIGRGGKRGTYSGKGQKGQNARAGRKFRPIIKELILKQPKRKGVNFKSMKMKPALVNLSVLAKNYKSGEKVTPKSLVNKGLVRNIGKRTPPVKILGNADLIIKLVVEGCACSAAAKEAILKAGGSLV; encoded by the coding sequence ATGCAAATACATACTATTACAACAGAACACAAAAATAGGGCTAGGGTAAGAATTGGCCGCGGTGGAAAGCGTGGTACCTATTCTGGGAAGGGTCAAAAAGGACAAAATGCCCGCGCTGGTCGTAAATTTCGCCCCATCATCAAAGAACTAATTTTGAAGCAACCAAAGAGAAAAGGTGTGAATTTCAAGAGCATGAAGATGAAGCCGGCCTTAGTTAATTTGTCAGTTCTAGCTAAAAATTACAAATCTGGCGAAAAAGTTACCCCGAAATCTTTAGTTAACAAGGGCCTAGTGCGCAATATAGGCAAAAGGACTCCTCCTGTTAAAATTTTGGGCAATGCCGATTTAATCATTAAGCTTGTGGTAGAAGGCTGCGCCTGCTCTGCTGCTGCTAAGGAGGCCATTCTTAAGGCTGGCGGGTCTTTGGTATAG
- the rpsH gene encoding 30S ribosomal protein S8 gives MTITDPISDMLTRLRNAIAVKHTVVKLPYSKLKLAVLEILSKEGVISEVNKVGRGVAKSLEVTLKYDDNGMPLIHELERISKPSNRVYLKANEIYSPKNRYGFYVISTSKGLMTSKDARKNHLGGEVLLSIW, from the coding sequence ATGACAATTACAGATCCCATCAGCGATATGCTTACAAGACTTAGAAACGCAATCGCCGTTAAACACACAGTAGTCAAATTGCCCTATTCTAAATTGAAATTAGCTGTTTTAGAGATTCTCTCTAAAGAAGGAGTAATTTCTGAGGTGAATAAAGTTGGTCGCGGAGTAGCTAAAAGTTTAGAAGTCACTTTGAAATACGATGATAACGGCATGCCCCTTATTCACGAGCTTGAAAGGATTTCTAAGCCCAGCAATCGAGTTTACTTGAAAGCTAACGAGATCTATTCTCCTAAAAATCGTTACGGTTTTTACGTAATTTCCACTTCCAAGGGTCTGATGACTTCCAAGGATGCCCGCAAGAATCATTTAGGAGGTGAAGTGTTATTATCTATCTGGTAA
- the secY gene encoding preprotein translocase subunit SecY yields MSKLTHFLKDKELRHHLLVIAAILLLVRLMYVIPVPGVDQAKWQTILENNKIFGLASMLSGGALAKLSIAMLGIGPYITASIIMQLLAMVFPSLKEMEQEGTASDRKRFEQYSRILAIPLAILQGFSYLNILKAQGVINYTPVTLLLNLLVITVVSIFMMWLGENITSQKLGNGISILIFSGIVAEYPQEISLTIANYSANPSTALMLNIIITFLMAFLVILGVIYVTEAERKIPVSYAKRVRGTKVYGGASTYLPMKVNQTGMIPIIFASSILMFPSLIGSLLSTVKNNATVLKVSHFLTTVLNPSATNWSYVIAYFVMVVLFTYFYTAITFEPKTISDNLQKNGGFIPGYRPGKITEDFLNKTSTRITLFGAIFLGLMAVLPFIVQRFTKITTLTIGGAGILIVVGVAVEIIKAFEAQISLREYDSI; encoded by the coding sequence ATGTCTAAACTTACACATTTTTTAAAAGATAAAGAGCTTAGGCATCATCTCCTAGTAATTGCAGCCATTTTGTTGCTAGTGAGGTTGATGTATGTGATTCCTGTTCCTGGCGTAGACCAAGCCAAGTGGCAGACTATCCTAGAGAATAATAAAATCTTTGGCCTTGCTAGTATGCTATCCGGTGGCGCCCTAGCCAAACTTTCTATTGCCATGCTTGGCATTGGACCATATATCACCGCTAGCATTATTATGCAGTTATTAGCCATGGTTTTTCCGTCTCTCAAAGAAATGGAACAAGAGGGCACTGCAAGCGACCGGAAGCGTTTTGAACAATATTCTCGTATTCTGGCCATTCCTTTAGCTATTCTCCAGGGGTTTAGCTATCTTAATATTTTGAAGGCCCAAGGGGTTATCAATTATACACCCGTTACCTTGCTCCTTAATTTATTGGTCATCACCGTTGTTTCTATCTTTATGATGTGGTTGGGTGAAAATATCACTAGCCAAAAATTAGGCAACGGTATTTCTATTCTTATTTTCTCGGGTATTGTAGCTGAATATCCACAAGAAATTTCCTTGACCATTGCCAACTATTCTGCTAATCCCTCAACAGCTCTAATGCTAAATATTATCATTACTTTCCTTATGGCCTTCCTGGTCATTTTGGGAGTGATTTATGTTACCGAAGCCGAAAGAAAAATTCCAGTTTCTTACGCCAAGAGAGTGAGGGGTACTAAAGTATATGGTGGTGCTTCTACTTATTTGCCCATGAAGGTAAACCAAACGGGTATGATTCCTATAATTTTTGCCAGCTCTATTTTAATGTTTCCCAGTTTGATTGGTTCTCTTCTTTCAACAGTTAAAAATAATGCCACTGTTTTAAAAGTTTCGCATTTTTTAACTACCGTCTTGAACCCTAGCGCTACTAACTGGTCCTATGTGATAGCCTACTTTGTGATGGTGGTGCTATTTACTTATTTTTATACGGCCATTACTTTTGAACCCAAAACTATTTCCGATAACTTACAAAAAAATGGTGGTTTTATTCCGGGTTATCGTCCTGGTAAAATTACAGAAGATTTTCTCAATAAAACCTCAACTAGAATCACTCTTTTTGGCGCTATTTTTTTGGGTTTGATGGCCGTTTTGCCGTTTATTGTTCAAAGGTTCACTAAGATTACCACTTTGACTATTGGCGGCGCCGGAATTCTAATTGTAGTTGGTGTAGCCGTAGAAATTATTAAGGCTTTTGAAGCGCAAATATCACTCAGGGAATACGATTCCATTTAA
- a CDS encoding 30S ribosomal protein S5 codes for MVRTKFAKKEVKEFDQRVLELARVTRVVAGGKRMSFRATVLIGNRKGKIGLGIAKGADVTQAVDKAVNQAKKDMLEIVTVNDTIPFEVAAKYSAAKVILKPAAKGRGIVAGGAVRWVLTLAGIPNVSAKIIGRTSNAINNARATLVALNYFAKNKQYIQR; via the coding sequence ATGGTGAGGACTAAATTTGCAAAAAAAGAAGTAAAAGAATTCGACCAAAGAGTTCTCGAATTAGCTAGGGTGACCAGAGTGGTAGCCGGCGGTAAACGTATGAGCTTTAGGGCTACTGTTTTGATTGGTAATCGCAAAGGCAAAATTGGCTTGGGTATCGCTAAAGGTGCGGATGTTACTCAGGCAGTGGATAAGGCAGTTAATCAGGCTAAAAAAGATATGTTGGAAATAGTGACTGTTAATGATACTATTCCCTTTGAAGTGGCTGCCAAATATTCAGCTGCCAAGGTAATTTTGAAACCAGCTGCCAAAGGGCGAGGCATTGTGGCTGGTGGAGCAGTGCGCTGGGTTTTGACTTTAGCTGGTATTCCTAACGTAAGCGCAAAAATTATTGGTCGCACTTCCAATGCTATCAATAATGCCCGCGCTACTTTGGTAGCTCTTAACTATTTTGCTAAAAACAAGCAGTATATTCAACGATAG
- a CDS encoding type Z 30S ribosomal protein S14, whose protein sequence is MAKKSEIAKTLKKPKFSTRKISRCFRCGRNRGYINKFGLCRICFREMAHKGEIPGLKKASW, encoded by the coding sequence ATGGCTAAAAAATCAGAAATAGCAAAAACCCTTAAAAAACCCAAATTCAGCACTCGCAAGATTAGTCGCTGTTTTCGTTGCGGTCGCAATCGCGGCTATATTAACAAATTTGGCTTGTGCAGGATTTGTTTTAGGGAAATGGCTCACAAAGGAGAAATCCCTGGCCTTAAAAAAGCTAGTTGGTAA
- the ruvX gene encoding Holliday junction resolvase RuvX gives MFILGLDLGIKRMGSAVADTKTQVIFMLPTAHFKNINQELVPTLRKIINQWNIEAIVAGQPLSLNLTATQSSKKQVNYINQIKKLGLPIYLENEMLTSKEAEHILAAQKLKTASYKKSVQAGDIDKVAAYLILESYLQKNGYLRSNS, from the coding sequence ATGTTTATCTTAGGTCTAGATCTCGGGATAAAAAGAATGGGCTCAGCTGTAGCGGATACTAAGACTCAGGTTATTTTTATGTTGCCAACGGCACACTTTAAAAACATTAATCAAGAGTTGGTTCCGACATTGCGCAAAATCATTAATCAATGGAATATCGAAGCAATTGTAGCTGGTCAGCCGCTTTCATTGAATTTAACAGCCACTCAAAGTTCTAAAAAACAAGTTAATTATATTAATCAGATTAAAAAACTTGGTTTGCCAATCTATCTGGAAAATGAAATGCTGACTTCTAAAGAGGCCGAACATATTTTAGCTGCTCAGAAATTAAAAACAGCGTCTTATAAAAAATCTGTGCAAGCGGGAGATATAGACAAAGTAGCTGCATATTTAATTTTAGAAAGTTATTTGCAAAAAAATGGTTACCTTAGATCAAATTCTTAA
- a CDS encoding triose-phosphate isomerase — MKKVLVFNWKANPESLGEAVSLADVLNHSFASLSPKYELAVAVPSLYLIPLTQIINKDIKLMAQTVSAIAMGPHTGGVAPVMLKANNLNYSLLGHSEDKKQNKLANSDIALLLQANMKEGVKTILCIGEAMKNDKSSEALQQQLDEVLLPIMTVYSSREIYHSIALAYEPLWAIGSQIEVDLSYVEKQITFIRNYLQNKSLEPLDILYGGSVDKTNIKSLLALPVLSGVLIGERSSQKDWLEDFLQSML, encoded by the coding sequence ATGAAAAAGGTTCTAGTTTTTAACTGGAAAGCTAATCCCGAATCTTTGGGTGAGGCTGTAAGCTTAGCCGATGTCCTTAATCATTCATTTGCGAGCCTTAGCCCTAAATATGAATTAGCAGTAGCAGTGCCCTCTCTTTATCTGATACCTCTAACACAAATTATAAATAAGGATATTAAGCTTATGGCTCAAACAGTTAGCGCTATTGCCATGGGACCGCATACGGGTGGCGTGGCGCCTGTTATGCTCAAAGCGAACAACTTGAATTATAGTTTATTGGGGCACAGTGAAGATAAAAAGCAAAATAAGCTTGCCAATTCTGATATCGCCTTGCTCCTTCAGGCCAATATGAAAGAAGGGGTAAAGACTATTCTGTGTATAGGGGAGGCGATGAAAAACGATAAGTCCTCAGAGGCACTACAACAACAATTGGATGAAGTCTTATTACCAATCATGACAGTTTATTCTTCTCGAGAAATTTACCATAGTATCGCTTTGGCTTATGAGCCTTTATGGGCGATCGGATCTCAAATAGAAGTAGATTTAAGTTATGTGGAAAAACAAATTACTTTTATTAGAAATTATTTGCAAAATAAATCACTGGAACCACTAGATATTCTTTACGGCGGGTCTGTAGATAAAACAAATATAAAATCTTTGTTGGCTTTACCGGTGCTTTCGGGCGTTTTAATCGGAGAAAGAAGCAGTCAGAAGGATTGGCTAGAAGACTTCTTACAATCTATGCTATAA